TCTTCGTCGACCGCCCCGAGTTCGAACGGCTGCGCGTCGGCGACCAGCTGCTGGAGTGGGCTGAGTTCGCCGGCAACCTCTACGGCACGCCCCGCGGCCCGGTCGAGGCCCGGCTGCGCGAGGGCGCACCCGTGCTGCTGAAGATCGATCTCCAGGGCGCCCGGCAGGTCAAGGCCGCGATGCCCGACGCCCAACTGGTCTTCCTCGCCCCGCCCTCGGTCGAGGAGCTGCGCCGCCGCCTGATCGGGCGCGGCACGGACGACGAGGAGACGATCCGCCGCCGGCTGGCGCACGCGGACGAGGAGCTGGCCGCGCAGTCGATGTTCGACGTGACCATCGTCAACGACTACGTCGAGCATGCCGCGGACGAGCTGGTAGGGTTGCTCAGTTCGCCGGTCTTGACGCCGGCGCAGCCACAGCCTCAAGCTTGAGCGTTCCAGCCTCGAGCCTGATCGTTTTATCGTCGACGTAG
This genomic window from Catenuloplanes niger contains:
- the gmk gene encoding guanylate kinase — translated: MSDDARPPARLTVLSGPSGVGKDSVIELIRLRAPWIWLSVSATTRRMRDYEVEGEHYFFVDRPEFERLRVGDQLLEWAEFAGNLYGTPRGPVEARLREGAPVLLKIDLQGARQVKAAMPDAQLVFLAPPSVEELRRRLIGRGTDDEETIRRRLAHADEELAAQSMFDVTIVNDYVEHAADELVGLLSSPVLTPAQPQPQA